One Mercenaria mercenaria strain notata chromosome 12, MADL_Memer_1, whole genome shotgun sequence DNA segment encodes these proteins:
- the LOC123533878 gene encoding actin-related protein 2/3 complex subunit 3-A-like encodes MPAYHSKFTNPPKLVGNMALLPLRTSYKGPAPKDTTDFDIIDEAIYYFKANIFFRTYEIKSEADRTLIYITLYISECLKKLQKCSSKNNGTKEMYTLGIANFPIPGENRFPLNAMFIKPAGRAEEDTMRAYLQQIRQEVGVRMCEKVFDPATDKPSKWWLCFAKRKFMDKSLSAPGQ; translated from the exons ATGCCA GCTTACCATTCCAAATTCACTAACCCACCCAAGCTGGTGGGGAACATGGCACTGTTACCACTAAGAACTTCATACAAGGGACCTGCACCAAAAGACA cTACAGACTTTGACATCATTGATGAGGCCATATACTACTTCAAGGCAAACATATTCTTCAGAACATatgaaattaag agtGAAGCAGACAGGACACTtatttatataactttatatatcagTGAATGCTTAAAGAAATTACAGAAG TGTAGCTCAAAGAATAATGGGACAAAAGAGATGTACACATTAGGAATTGCCAATTTTCCAATCCCTGGAGAGAATAGGTTTCCATTGAATGCCATGTTCATCAAACCAGCAGGTCGAGCCGAAGAAG ATACCATGAGGGCATACCTTCAGCAAATTAGACAAGAAGTAGGAGTGAGGATGTGTGAGAAAGTCTTTGATCCTGCAACTGATAAGCCTTCCAAG tGGTGGCTCTGTTTTGCAAAGAGAAAGTTCATGGACAAAAGTTTATCAGCACCAGGAcaataa
- the LOC123534310 gene encoding GPN-loop GTPase 3-like, with protein sequence MPRYAQIVMGPAGSGKSTYCSNMVRHCENLRRTVHVVNLDPAAEHFDYPVLADVRELIQVDDAMEDESLKFGPNGGLVFCMEYLAQNFDWLHEQLEDIEDDYILFDCPGQIELYTHIPVMRQLVDTLQTWNFNVCGVYMIDSQFLIEASKFVSGTLTALSTMVNLETPHVNVMTKLDLLSKKDKKELDRYLEPSMQGLLFEEFEDEKFSKKFKKLNAAIASMIDDYSLVKFLPLDQSDEDSINDILLQVDMCLQYGEDQEPREMREVGDDPDMDNCDSGFDG encoded by the exons ATGCCAAGATATGCACAAATAGTCATGGGTCCTGCAGGAAGTGGAAAG TCTACCTACTGTAGCAACATGGTTAGACACTGTGAAAATCTGCGACGAACTGTGCATGTGGTTAATCTAGACCCAGCAGCTGAACATTTTGATTACCCTGTACTTGCCG ACGTACGAGAGTTGATTCAGGTAGATGATGCCATGGAAGACGAGTCACTGAAGTTTGGTCCTAATGGTGGACTAGTATTCTGTATGGA GTACCTTGCCCAGAATTTTGACTGGTTACATGAACAGTTGGAAGACATTGAAGATGACTACATATTGTTTGATTGTCCAG GTCAGATAGAACTGTATACACATATACCAGTGATGCGACAGCTAGTCGATACATTACAAACATGGAACTTCAATGTGTGTGGTGTATATATGATAGACTCACAGTTCCTTATCGAGGCATCCAAGTTTGTGTCTGGTACACTGACTGCCCTGTCCACAATGGTCAACCTTGAAACACCACATGTAAATGTGATGACAAAATTAGATCTTCTAAGCAAGAAAGATAAAAAGGAGTTGGACAG ATATCTCGAGCCGTCAATGCAAGGATTGTTGTTTGAAGAATTTGAAGATGAAAAGTTCAGTAAAAAATTTAAGAAGTTGAATGCAGCAATAGCATCAATG ATTGACGATTACAGCCTAGTCAAGTTTCTACCCTTAGACCAGTCAGATGAGGATAGCATCAATGATATATTGTTACAAGTGGACATGTGTCTGCAGTATGGAGAGGACCAGGAACCAAGGGAAATGAGG GAGGTTGGAGATGACCCAGATATGGACAACTGTGACAGTGGTTTTGATGGATGA